A single Bifidobacterium scardovii JCM 12489 = DSM 13734 DNA region contains:
- the pgi gene encoding glucose-6-phosphate isomerase, with the protein MAINPPVDATQTPAWAALQKHYDELQAEGISLKKWFADDADRVEKLSFDAGDLHFDLSKNLIKPETLQLFADLAKAVKLDERTKAMYTGVHINNTEDRAVLHTALRRPVEDEGKYIVDGQDTVKDVRETLDKIYAFADDVRSGKWTGITGRKIETVVNIGIGGSDLGPVMVYEALKPYADAGISARYISNIDPNDLAEKTKGLDPETTLFIIVSKTFTTLETLTNAREARTWLLEGLAANGAISEGDEAQKAEAIKKHFVAVSTNLEKVEEFGIDPNNAFGFWNWVGGRYSVDSAVGTSLAVVFGPARFEEFLHGFHEIDEYFANTPFEKNVVVLLGMLNVWYRNFFKVASHAVLPYDQYLHRFPAYLQQLTMESNGKSVRWDGTPVTTETGEIFWGEPGTNGQHAFYQLIHQGTQLIPADFIAFVNTPNPTKDGDQDVHELFLGNYFAQTKALAFGKTADEVRAEGTPEEIVPARVFSGNRPTTSIFGVALTPFALGELIALYEHITFVEGTVWGLDSYDQWGVELGKQLAKQITPAISQDDDALAAQDASTQSLIKFYRQNREF; encoded by the coding sequence ATGGCCATCAATCCTCCCGTTGACGCCACCCAGACTCCCGCGTGGGCCGCCCTGCAAAAGCACTATGACGAGCTGCAGGCCGAGGGCATCAGCCTCAAGAAGTGGTTCGCCGACGACGCCGACCGTGTCGAGAAGCTGAGCTTCGACGCCGGCGATCTGCACTTCGATCTGTCCAAGAACCTGATCAAGCCGGAGACCCTCCAGCTGTTCGCCGATCTCGCCAAGGCCGTCAAGCTCGACGAGCGCACCAAGGCGATGTACACCGGCGTGCACATCAACAACACCGAGGACCGCGCCGTGCTGCACACCGCGCTGCGCCGCCCGGTCGAGGACGAGGGCAAGTACATCGTCGACGGCCAGGACACCGTCAAGGACGTGCGCGAGACCCTCGACAAGATCTACGCCTTCGCCGATGACGTGCGTTCCGGCAAGTGGACCGGCATCACCGGCCGCAAGATCGAGACCGTGGTCAACATCGGCATCGGCGGCTCCGACCTGGGCCCCGTCATGGTGTACGAGGCGCTCAAGCCCTACGCCGACGCCGGCATCTCCGCCCGCTACATCTCCAACATCGACCCGAACGATCTGGCCGAGAAGACCAAGGGCCTCGACCCGGAGACCACGCTGTTCATCATCGTCTCCAAGACCTTCACCACGCTGGAGACCCTGACCAATGCCCGCGAGGCCCGCACCTGGCTGCTTGAGGGGCTTGCCGCCAACGGCGCCATCTCCGAGGGAGACGAGGCCCAGAAGGCCGAGGCCATCAAGAAGCACTTCGTGGCCGTCTCCACCAACCTGGAGAAGGTCGAGGAGTTCGGCATCGACCCGAACAACGCCTTCGGCTTCTGGAACTGGGTCGGCGGCCGCTACTCCGTCGATTCCGCCGTCGGCACCTCCCTGGCCGTGGTCTTCGGACCGGCCCGCTTCGAGGAGTTCCTGCACGGCTTCCACGAGATCGACGAGTACTTCGCCAACACCCCGTTCGAGAAGAACGTCGTGGTGCTGCTCGGCATGCTCAACGTCTGGTACCGCAACTTCTTCAAGGTCGCCTCGCATGCCGTGCTGCCGTACGACCAGTACCTGCACCGCTTCCCGGCCTACCTGCAGCAGCTGACCATGGAGTCCAACGGCAAGTCCGTGCGTTGGGACGGCACCCCCGTCACCACCGAGACCGGCGAGATCTTCTGGGGCGAGCCCGGCACCAACGGCCAGCACGCCTTCTACCAGCTGATCCACCAGGGCACCCAGCTCATCCCGGCCGACTTCATCGCGTTCGTCAACACCCCGAACCCGACCAAGGACGGCGACCAGGACGTGCACGAGCTGTTCCTGGGCAACTACTTCGCCCAGACCAAGGCTCTGGCGTTCGGCAAGACCGCCGACGAGGTCCGCGCCGAGGGCACTCCGGAAGAGATCGTTCCGGCCCGCGTGTTCTCCGGCAACCGCCCGACCACCTCCATCTTCGGCGTGGCCCTGACCCCGTTCGCGCTCGGCGAGCTCATCGCCCTGTACGAGCACATCACCTTCGTCGAAGGCACCGTCTGGGGCCTCGACTCCTACGATCAGTGGGGCGTCGAGCTCGGCAAGCAGCTGGCCAAGCAGATCACCCCGGCCATCTCCCAGGACGACGACGCCCTCGCCGCCCAGGATGCCTCCACCCAGAGCCTGATCAAGTTCTACCGCCAGAACCGCGAGTTCTGA
- a CDS encoding AEC family transporter — MSAILKPIAFLCIIAAAYLAKRAGLFKPRDYRIMQVTVFTFTLPASIIVSFATNPHHVSMLLISLFALVCALLPLLLTFAASRRRPVTDRAFLMLNASGFNIGNFCFPVLQAFLGPSALVTASMFDIGNSVMVTAGINVMTTSLLHIDMDKPLTEQNPGNAPTLPYRRPADRDARRLARRAKLRSVLRGFLTSVPFDVYLLMIAVMLFGIPIPGFIPTLLQPVADANSFCSVFMVGMLMDLPHTAKDVKDVARVLGWRLPLGFAFAAFAWFVLPFDAGVRKAAVMLSLAPTAVFSTLFTDKVLGNAKLAGFTLATSAIIAIVLMTAVNILLPA, encoded by the coding sequence ATGTCCGCCATACTCAAGCCCATCGCGTTCCTGTGCATCATCGCCGCCGCGTATCTGGCCAAACGGGCCGGGCTGTTCAAGCCGCGCGACTACCGCATCATGCAGGTCACCGTATTCACCTTCACGCTTCCCGCGTCCATCATCGTGTCGTTCGCCACGAATCCGCACCATGTCAGCATGCTGCTGATCTCGCTGTTCGCGCTCGTATGCGCGCTGCTGCCGCTGCTGCTCACTTTCGCGGCGTCGCGCCGCAGGCCGGTCACCGACCGCGCCTTCCTGATGCTCAATGCCTCCGGGTTCAACATCGGCAACTTCTGCTTCCCGGTATTGCAGGCGTTTCTCGGGCCATCCGCGCTGGTCACGGCATCGATGTTCGACATCGGCAATTCGGTGATGGTCACGGCCGGTATCAATGTGATGACGACCTCGCTGCTGCACATCGACATGGACAAGCCACTGACCGAGCAGAACCCGGGGAACGCCCCGACGCTGCCCTACCGACGGCCGGCCGACAGGGACGCGCGCCGATTGGCCCGCCGGGCCAAGCTCCGCTCCGTGCTGCGCGGCTTCCTCACTTCGGTGCCGTTCGACGTCTATCTGCTGATGATCGCGGTGATGCTGTTCGGCATCCCGATCCCCGGCTTCATCCCCACACTGCTGCAGCCGGTCGCCGACGCGAACTCGTTCTGCTCGGTGTTCATGGTGGGCATGCTCATGGATCTGCCGCACACCGCCAAGGACGTCAAGGACGTTGCTCGCGTGCTCGGATGGCGCCTGCCGCTCGGATTCGCGTTCGCCGCGTTCGCGTGGTTCGTGCTGCCGTTCGACGCCGGGGTGCGCAAGGCCGCGGTGATGCTCTCGCTGGCGCCGACCGCCGTGTTCTCCACGCTGTTCACCGACAAGGTGCTCGGCAACGCGAAACTCGCCGGCTTCACGCTGGCCACCTCGGCGATCATCGCGATCGTGCTGATGACCGCGGTCAACATCCTGCTGCCGGCGTAG
- a CDS encoding aminoacyltransferase codes for MTTDIVTMTPEAFDALSARHPQGNFQQTTAMMDVAKARIDSYDLVGVSRGDEIVAGCAIAYTRGRFGLEGSVWLGPMCDPHDRPLLQAMTEGIRRSAHRRGAVSVTCWPNLVYQRHDSQGVAEGEPDTPALEAYASLDWRHAGFSRGYGSVVNRWVYVKDLAGIADEKALLASYDKRTQWSVKRAESMGVRVRELGDGELQAFADIETATARRRHFQDRGVEYFHQFKAAFGERAHFMLAEIHIDEYVADMTAKREALAAKVARLQAKNDEHPTTKTERQLGEESRNLAAAEKRLAEAARFAKDGDVLPAAASLFVEHPNEVVYFFSGSVERYKPFYASALIQHVAMRDLCVAKGVSRYNFYGISGVFDDPDDEGRGVLEFKQGFNGSVEELIGEFTLPVDRLRFGVSTLAHKLLKR; via the coding sequence ATGACGACCGACATCGTGACCATGACCCCCGAGGCGTTCGACGCGCTGTCCGCGAGGCACCCGCAGGGCAATTTCCAGCAGACGACCGCAATGATGGACGTCGCGAAGGCCCGCATCGATTCGTATGACCTGGTCGGCGTGAGCCGTGGTGACGAGATCGTCGCCGGATGCGCCATCGCCTACACGCGAGGCCGGTTCGGATTGGAGGGATCCGTCTGGCTCGGCCCGATGTGCGACCCGCACGACAGGCCGCTGCTGCAGGCGATGACCGAGGGCATCCGCCGGTCGGCGCATCGCCGCGGAGCCGTGTCCGTCACCTGCTGGCCGAATCTGGTCTACCAGCGCCACGATTCGCAGGGCGTGGCCGAGGGCGAGCCGGACACGCCGGCGCTTGAGGCGTACGCATCGCTCGACTGGCGCCACGCCGGGTTCTCGCGCGGGTACGGATCGGTGGTGAACCGATGGGTGTACGTCAAGGATCTGGCCGGCATAGCGGATGAGAAGGCGTTGCTCGCGTCGTACGACAAGCGCACGCAGTGGAGCGTCAAGAGGGCCGAGTCGATGGGCGTGCGGGTGCGCGAGCTGGGTGACGGCGAGTTGCAGGCCTTCGCCGATATCGAGACCGCCACCGCGCGTCGCCGGCATTTTCAGGATCGCGGCGTCGAATACTTCCACCAGTTCAAGGCGGCGTTCGGCGAGCGGGCGCATTTCATGCTGGCCGAGATTCATATCGACGAGTATGTGGCCGATATGACGGCCAAGCGCGAGGCGCTTGCCGCCAAGGTGGCGCGTTTGCAGGCCAAGAACGATGAGCACCCGACCACCAAGACGGAGCGTCAGCTGGGCGAGGAGAGCCGTAATCTGGCCGCCGCCGAGAAGCGTCTGGCGGAGGCTGCGCGGTTCGCCAAGGATGGCGACGTGCTGCCCGCGGCCGCCTCGCTGTTCGTGGAGCACCCGAACGAGGTGGTCTACTTCTTCTCCGGCAGCGTGGAGCGGTACAAGCCGTTCTACGCCTCCGCGCTCATCCAGCATGTGGCCATGCGCGACCTGTGCGTGGCCAAGGGCGTGTCCCGGTACAACTTCTATGGTATTTCCGGCGTCTTTGACGATCCGGATGACGAGGGACGCGGCGTGCTGGAGTTCAAGCAGGGGTTCAATGGTTCCGTCGAGGAGCTGATCGGCGAGTTCACCCTCCCCGTGGACAGGCTCCGCTTCGGCGTGAGCACGCTGGCCCACAAGCTGCTCAAGCGCTGA
- a CDS encoding aminoacyltransferase: protein MRSFSTVTLSGQEFDDFSATHAQGNFQQTSCAGTLRAGQGVDVEYLGVKENGAVVAAALLETHRASRLSTFAVVHDGPMCDYHDGELLTFFMTALKRHAKAKGASQMAITPEAPYRLRDSDGNPLPDDQGGAPDDEMVGLLTRAGFEHGGFTVGYTAVPRWRYLKDLTGIADEAALLKSYDKRTQWSVKRAKSMGVHVRELADGELGVFARIEQQTAERRSFEYRGEDYFHRFKAAYGDKAHFMVAEIHIDEYVADMTAKREALAAKVARLQAKNDEHPTTKTERQLGEETRNLAAAEKRLAEAARFAKDGDVLPAAASLFVEHPREVIYLFSGSVEQYKPFYASALIQHDAMLRLCVAKGVTRYNFYGIDGVFDDPDDEGRGVLEFKQGFNGYVEELPGEFVLPVSPVAYGLKKLAHKVLGR from the coding sequence ATGCGTTCATTCAGCACCGTCACCCTCAGTGGCCAGGAATTCGACGACTTTTCGGCCACCCATGCGCAGGGCAACTTCCAGCAGACCTCCTGCGCCGGGACACTGCGCGCCGGCCAAGGCGTGGACGTGGAGTACCTGGGCGTCAAGGAGAACGGCGCCGTGGTCGCCGCCGCGCTGCTTGAGACCCACCGCGCGTCACGCCTGTCCACCTTCGCCGTCGTGCACGACGGCCCGATGTGCGACTATCACGACGGCGAGCTGCTGACGTTCTTCATGACCGCGCTCAAGCGGCACGCCAAGGCCAAGGGTGCTTCGCAGATGGCGATCACCCCCGAGGCGCCGTATCGTCTGCGCGACAGCGACGGCAACCCTCTGCCCGACGATCAGGGCGGCGCCCCCGACGACGAGATGGTCGGCCTGCTCACGCGTGCCGGATTCGAGCACGGCGGCTTCACCGTCGGGTACACGGCGGTGCCCCGGTGGCGCTACCTCAAGGATCTGACCGGTATCGCCGACGAGGCGGCGCTGCTCAAGTCGTACGACAAGCGCACGCAGTGGAGCGTCAAGCGCGCCAAGTCGATGGGCGTGCACGTGCGCGAGCTGGCGGACGGCGAGCTGGGCGTGTTCGCGCGCATCGAGCAGCAGACCGCCGAACGGCGCAGCTTCGAGTACCGCGGCGAGGACTACTTCCACCGGTTCAAGGCCGCCTACGGCGACAAGGCCCACTTCATGGTCGCCGAGATTCATATCGACGAGTATGTGGCCGACATGACGGCCAAGCGCGAGGCGCTCGCCGCCAAGGTGGCTCGCCTGCAGGCCAAGAACGATGAGCACCCGACCACCAAGACGGAGCGCCAGCTGGGCGAGGAGACGCGCAACCTGGCCGCCGCCGAGAAGCGTCTGGCGGAGGCTGCGCGGTTCGCCAAGGACGGCGACGTGCTGCCGGCCGCGGCCTCGCTGTTCGTGGAGCACCCGCGCGAGGTCATCTATCTGTTCTCCGGCAGCGTGGAGCAGTACAAGCCGTTCTATGCCTCCGCGCTCATCCAGCACGATGCGATGCTGCGTTTGTGCGTGGCCAAGGGCGTGACCCGGTACAACTTCTACGGCATCGACGGCGTCTTTGACGATCCGGATGACGAGGGGCGCGGCGTGCTGGAGTTCAAGCAGGGGTTCAACGGCTATGTCGAGGAACTGCCCGGAGAGTTCGTGCTGCCCGTCAGCCCGGTGGCGTACGGGCTCAAGAAGCTTGCCCACAAGGTGCTGGGGCGCTGA
- a CDS encoding non-canonical purine NTP pyrophosphatase, which translates to MQIVVATHNEGKLVEIRRILAEGLGSDAGRIELVSAGSLNLPDPVETGVTFQENALLKARDVAARTGCPAVADDSGLIVDVMGNAPGILSARWAGRHGDDAANNALLLAQIEDIPDARRTARFRCAAALVVPQAERDADAGVHQVASETVEIGEMPGVIIRAARGEHGFGYDPLFVPDDQPARAQGLAEPLTSAEMTPAEKNAISHRGKALRALVPAIERLVR; encoded by the coding sequence ATGCAAATCGTCGTCGCAACTCATAACGAAGGCAAGCTTGTGGAAATCCGCCGCATTCTCGCCGAAGGCCTCGGCTCGGACGCCGGACGTATCGAGCTCGTCTCGGCCGGCAGCCTGAACCTGCCCGACCCGGTCGAAACGGGCGTCACCTTCCAGGAGAACGCGCTGCTCAAGGCCCGTGACGTCGCCGCGCGCACCGGATGCCCGGCGGTGGCCGACGACTCCGGCCTGATCGTCGACGTGATGGGCAACGCGCCCGGTATCCTGTCCGCACGCTGGGCGGGGCGCCACGGCGACGATGCGGCGAACAACGCGCTGCTGCTCGCGCAGATCGAGGACATTCCCGATGCCAGGCGCACCGCGCGCTTCCGCTGCGCCGCCGCGCTCGTCGTGCCGCAGGCCGAACGCGACGCGGATGCCGGCGTGCACCAGGTGGCGTCGGAAACCGTGGAGATCGGCGAGATGCCTGGCGTCATCATCCGCGCTGCCCGCGGCGAGCACGGATTCGGCTACGACCCGCTGTTCGTGCCCGACGATCAGCCGGCACGAGCGCAGGGGCTCGCCGAGCCGCTGACCAGCGCCGAGATGACCCCGGCGGAGAAGAACGCGATCTCGCACCGCGGCAAGGCGCTGCGCGCGCTCGTCCCCGCCATCGAGCGCCTGGTGCGTTAA
- the rph gene encoding ribonuclease PH has translation MAQIKDMLGKNTVIRADGRAVDELRPVRITRHFTDAPEGSVLIECGNTRVMCTATFTAGVPRWRKDSGLGWVTAEYAMLPRATSERTDRESVRGKVGGRTQEISRLIGRCLRGAVDMKALGENQVQLDCDVLQADGGTRTASVTGAYVALVDALRWAEQHRHIRSADRVLKDCVSAVSVGVINGTPMLDLPYIEDSQAMTDMNVAMTGAGAFIEIQGTAEHRPFSRDELNTLLDLAEKGNKELQAAQRAALALD, from the coding sequence ATGGCCCAAATCAAAGACATGCTTGGAAAGAATACCGTGATCCGTGCCGACGGCCGCGCCGTGGACGAGCTGCGCCCGGTGCGCATCACCCGCCACTTCACCGACGCTCCCGAAGGGTCGGTGCTGATCGAATGCGGCAACACGCGCGTGATGTGCACCGCGACCTTCACTGCCGGCGTGCCGCGTTGGCGCAAGGACTCCGGACTCGGCTGGGTGACCGCCGAATACGCGATGCTGCCGCGCGCCACCTCCGAGCGCACCGACCGCGAATCGGTGCGCGGCAAGGTCGGCGGGCGCACGCAGGAGATCAGCCGTCTGATCGGCCGCTGCCTGCGCGGCGCGGTCGACATGAAGGCGCTCGGCGAGAATCAGGTCCAGCTCGACTGCGACGTGCTGCAGGCCGATGGCGGCACGCGCACCGCGTCGGTCACCGGCGCGTACGTGGCGCTGGTCGACGCGCTGCGCTGGGCGGAGCAGCACCGCCACATCCGCTCCGCCGACCGCGTGCTCAAGGATTGCGTGTCGGCCGTGTCCGTCGGCGTGATCAACGGCACGCCGATGCTCGACCTGCCGTACATCGAGGACAGCCAGGCCATGACCGACATGAACGTGGCGATGACCGGCGCCGGCGCCTTCATCGAGATTCAGGGCACCGCCGAGCACCGTCCGTTCAGCCGCGACGAGCTCAACACGCTGCTCGATCTCGCCGAAAAGGGCAACAAGGAACTGCAGGCCGCCCAGCGCGCCGCGTTGGCACTGGATTGA
- a CDS encoding Pr6Pr family membrane protein → MRFVAGLWRLAIAALCFVGTYEAWHRPELWVYFTFQTGFALGFVMLWAGAASLLKGIQPPAWLKGCLTMYAVITALVALLLMPPDDPNYVPQVLGIMTNTMLHRIAPIMAVVDFLLFDPHRRFRWHYCASWLIYLPVWLAFVMIRAAIWPHSGPAAGGNPYPYAFIDPNALGWARFGTNVLELAVGFAFVALVLFIVDKIEPSRPLLG, encoded by the coding sequence ATGAGATTCGTTGCGGGATTGTGGCGGCTTGCGATCGCCGCGCTGTGCTTCGTCGGCACGTATGAGGCGTGGCACCGGCCCGAGCTGTGGGTGTATTTCACGTTCCAGACCGGTTTCGCGCTCGGCTTCGTGATGCTGTGGGCCGGCGCGGCGAGCCTGCTGAAGGGCATCCAGCCGCCGGCCTGGCTCAAGGGGTGCCTGACGATGTACGCGGTGATCACCGCGCTCGTGGCGCTGCTGCTCATGCCTCCGGACGATCCGAACTACGTGCCGCAGGTGCTGGGCATCATGACCAATACGATGCTGCACAGGATCGCGCCGATCATGGCCGTGGTCGATTTCCTGCTGTTCGACCCGCACCGCAGGTTCCGCTGGCACTACTGCGCGAGCTGGCTGATCTATCTACCGGTCTGGCTGGCGTTCGTGATGATCCGCGCCGCGATCTGGCCTCATTCCGGCCCGGCCGCCGGCGGCAACCCGTATCCGTACGCGTTCATCGACCCGAACGCGCTCGGATGGGCTCGGTTCGGCACCAATGTGCTCGAGCTCGCCGTGGGGTTCGCGTTCGTGGCGCTCGTCCTGTTCATCGTCGACAAGATCGAGCCGTCCAGGCCGCTGCTGGGATAG
- a CDS encoding nicotinate phosphoribosyltransferase has protein sequence MDYSPALMTDMYEYTMLDAALKDGTANRRCVFEIFTRHLPEGRRYGVVAGTGRILDELERFHLDDEDLRFLADRKVVDANTIKWLENFHFSGTIKGYREGEMFFPNSPILQVEGTFGECTLLETLLLSVLNYDSAVASAASRMVSAAKDRPCMDMGGRRTNEWAAVAAARAAVIGGFKGTANLLAAQMYGLKAIGTAAHCFTLVHDNERDAFRSQINALGKNTTLLVDTYNVEEAVKTAVEVAGPELGGVRIDSGDLASLAQRVRNQLDALGATNTTITVTNDLDEYALAALQTAPVDSYGVGTMLVTGSGAPTCAMVYKLTERENSAGVMQPVAKKSTNKATVPGRKLAYRSYEYNLADCEHVISGSEDQLAGYTPADNWKDLLVSYVDHGRIDQQYQGHGAIMAAHEYRAQALAELPITAQSLMKGEPVIPTETTVL, from the coding sequence ATGGATTATTCACCGGCCCTTATGACCGACATGTACGAATACACGATGCTCGACGCGGCGCTCAAGGACGGCACCGCGAACCGCAGGTGCGTGTTCGAAATCTTCACCCGGCATCTGCCCGAGGGCCGCCGCTACGGCGTCGTGGCCGGCACGGGGCGCATCCTCGACGAGCTGGAGCGCTTCCATCTGGACGACGAGGACCTCAGATTCCTCGCCGACCGCAAGGTCGTGGACGCGAACACCATCAAGTGGCTCGAGAACTTCCATTTCTCCGGCACGATCAAGGGGTACCGCGAAGGCGAGATGTTCTTCCCGAATTCGCCGATCCTGCAGGTCGAGGGTACCTTCGGCGAGTGCACGCTGCTGGAGACGCTGCTGCTGTCGGTGCTCAACTACGATTCCGCGGTCGCCTCGGCGGCCTCGCGCATGGTGAGCGCCGCGAAGGACCGCCCGTGCATGGACATGGGCGGCCGGCGCACCAACGAATGGGCCGCCGTGGCCGCGGCCAGGGCCGCCGTGATCGGCGGGTTCAAGGGCACCGCGAACCTGCTGGCCGCGCAGATGTACGGGCTCAAGGCGATCGGCACCGCCGCGCACTGCTTCACGCTGGTGCACGACAACGAGCGCGACGCCTTCCGCTCGCAGATCAACGCGCTGGGCAAGAACACGACGCTGCTGGTCGACACCTACAACGTCGAGGAGGCCGTGAAGACCGCGGTCGAGGTGGCCGGGCCCGAACTGGGCGGCGTGCGCATCGACTCGGGCGATCTCGCCTCGCTTGCGCAGCGCGTGCGCAACCAGCTGGACGCGCTCGGCGCCACGAACACGACGATCACCGTCACCAACGATCTGGACGAGTACGCGCTGGCCGCGCTGCAGACCGCCCCGGTCGACTCCTACGGCGTCGGCACGATGCTGGTGACCGGATCGGGCGCGCCGACCTGTGCGATGGTGTACAAGCTGACCGAGCGCGAGAACTCGGCCGGCGTGATGCAGCCCGTGGCCAAGAAGTCGACGAACAAGGCGACCGTGCCGGGGCGCAAGCTCGCCTACCGCTCCTACGAGTACAACCTCGCGGACTGCGAGCATGTGATCTCCGGTTCGGAGGACCAGCTCGCGGGCTACACGCCGGCGGACAACTGGAAGGACCTGCTGGTCAGCTACGTCGATCACGGCCGGATCGACCAGCAATACCAAGGCCACGGCGCGATCATGGCCGCGCACGAGTACCGCGCGCAGGCCCTCGCCGAGCTGCCGATCACCGCGCAGTCGCTGATGAAGGGCGAGCCGGTGATCCCCACCGAAACGACGGTGCTGTGA
- a CDS encoding DUF3039 domain-containing protein has protein sequence MRMKNDMTDLADPVSPLSTPDPGPGTAVLERPQTEEQTQRDDGGDADRYAHYVSKDRIAESRMTGRPVVALCGKIWVPKHDPSKYPVCPDCKRLYDEMMR, from the coding sequence ATGCGGATGAAGAATGACATGACGGATCTGGCCGATCCGGTGTCGCCCCTGTCGACGCCGGACCCGGGACCCGGCACGGCGGTGCTGGAGCGCCCGCAGACCGAGGAACAGACCCAGCGCGACGATGGCGGCGACGCGGACCGTTACGCCCACTACGTATCCAAGGACCGCATCGCCGAGTCGCGCATGACCGGCCGCCCGGTGGTGGCGCTGTGCGGCAAGATCTGGGTGCCGAAGCACGATCCGTCCAAGTACCCGGTCTGCCCCGACTGCAAGCGCCTCTACGACGAGATGATGCGCTAG
- the coaD gene encoding pantetheine-phosphate adenylyltransferase has protein sequence MTIAVCPGSYDPVTAGHLDVIERCARFFDEVHVVVAVNAAKTPLFSEGVRVDVIRRALEKDGFPNITVASTSGLITDYCKDVGATVIVKGLRQNGDYEAELGMALVNRKLAGIETLFLPADPILEHISSSIVKDVARHGGDITGMVPDCVAPMLVEALNKENEERS, from the coding sequence ATGACTATCGCAGTATGTCCAGGATCGTACGACCCCGTCACCGCGGGGCATTTGGACGTTATCGAACGATGCGCGCGCTTCTTCGACGAAGTGCATGTGGTGGTTGCCGTGAACGCCGCGAAAACGCCGCTGTTTTCCGAGGGCGTCCGCGTCGACGTGATCCGCCGGGCGCTGGAGAAGGACGGATTCCCGAACATCACGGTCGCCTCGACAAGCGGCCTGATCACCGACTACTGCAAGGACGTCGGCGCCACGGTGATCGTCAAGGGCCTGCGGCAGAACGGCGATTACGAGGCCGAGCTCGGCATGGCGCTGGTCAATCGCAAGCTCGCCGGCATCGAGACGCTGTTCCTGCCGGCCGACCCGATCCTGGAGCACATCTCCAGCTCGATCGTCAAGGACGTGGCGCGCCACGGCGGCGATATCACCGGCATGGTGCCCGATTGCGTGGCGCCCATGCTCGTCGAGGCGCTGAACAAGGAAAACGAGGAAAGAAGCTGA
- a CDS encoding cell division protein yields the protein MTEEMDGSQAQPAPLPPEPAAPAPTNEAAYGRQPGGQGNPPAQGTDPALIAETEATPAQPASESTPDASGARTGSADGAKAAFPMDALPDLRETLDVGSPDLDPATLKSRDEFTTVYDIIDRLESMLGEAKGGFFNAGIVKVDREEFTDRLDELKKMLPVQLERASALMREAERRLESAQTQANAIVASAQSRAADMVKDANEQAQFLAGQENVTEIARQKARATLDQAQAKSDRLTQGADQYCVTVMEGLQAQLSKLDRDVQAGLNVLYERQRAAGEQLPHLDHNDYPEG from the coding sequence ATGACTGAGGAAATGGACGGCTCGCAGGCGCAGCCTGCACCGCTGCCTCCGGAACCGGCGGCCCCGGCTCCGACGAACGAGGCCGCATACGGGCGGCAGCCCGGCGGGCAGGGGAACCCGCCGGCCCAGGGGACCGATCCCGCGCTCATCGCCGAAACCGAGGCGACCCCGGCGCAGCCGGCGTCCGAAAGCACGCCGGACGCGTCAGGCGCGCGGACCGGCTCGGCGGATGGAGCCAAGGCGGCCTTCCCGATGGACGCACTGCCCGATCTGAGGGAGACGCTGGACGTCGGCTCGCCCGATCTCGATCCGGCGACCCTCAAGTCCCGCGACGAGTTCACCACCGTGTACGACATCATCGACCGGCTCGAGTCCATGCTCGGCGAGGCCAAGGGAGGCTTCTTCAACGCCGGCATCGTCAAGGTGGACCGCGAGGAGTTCACCGACCGGCTCGACGAGCTCAAGAAGATGCTGCCGGTGCAGCTCGAGCGCGCGTCGGCGCTCATGCGCGAGGCGGAGCGCCGGCTCGAATCCGCGCAGACGCAGGCGAACGCGATCGTCGCCTCGGCGCAGAGCCGTGCCGCCGACATGGTCAAGGACGCCAACGAGCAGGCGCAGTTCCTGGCCGGCCAGGAGAACGTCACGGAAATCGCGCGGCAGAAGGCGCGCGCCACGCTCGACCAGGCGCAGGCCAAGTCCGATCGGCTCACGCAGGGCGCCGACCAGTACTGCGTGACCGTGATGGAGGGGTTGCAGGCGCAGCTGTCCAAGCTCGACCGCGACGTGCAGGCCGGGCTTAATGTACTGTATGAACGCCAGCGTGCAGCCGGCGAGCAACTTCCCCATCTTGACCACAACGACTATCCGGAGGGCTGA